Part of the Fusobacterium varium genome is shown below.
AGTAACTTTTAAATATGGAGGTAATGAAGCCTATTACAATAAAGCAAAAGATATGATAGTTCTACCAGCAAAAGAACAATTTAAGTCAGAAGCTGTCTTTTATGGTACAGCTTTGCACGAACTAGCTCACTCTACAGGACATGAAACTAGATTGAATAGAACAATGGAGGGAGGATTTGGAAGCAAAAAATACGCAAGAGAGGAACTCATTGCAGAGTTCGCTAGTGTCTTTATAGGACAAGAAAAAGGAGTAGGATATACAGAGAGAAATTTAGAAAATAGTAAGGCATATATTCAAAATTGGGTTGATGTACTGAAAAATGACAAGAATGAGTTATTTACTGCTATTAAAGAAGCAGAAAAAGCGTCAGAAATGGTTGTAGGATATGAATTGGGAAAGGTATTAAATACAGCAATAAGCAAAGAGAAGGGAATTGAGAGATAAAAAAATACCAAAAGAGAGTTTAATACTCTCTTTTTTTGTTTTTGCAATACTGTATATTTGTATAGAATATATAGCTTCAAAAATCAAGCAGTTTTTATACTAATAAATATAAAAAAGTTATAGGAGGAAAATTTTATGAAAAAACTGAAACAAAAATCTAAGGGAGTGAGAAAGTATTTAATACTTTTAACACTAATGACAATTAGTCTAAGTGCTATGGCTACTACAGCAGACGCACCTTGGCTTAGTGTATTTGACAAACTAATGAATATTTTAGTTGGTCCAACAGCAAGAATAATAGCTATCCTTGCAGTTGCTTTAGTAGGACTAAAAATGATTTTCGGTCAAATGGAGGAAGGAGGAAAACAAGGTATGAAAGCAGCAATGGGGATAGCCCTCATGTTTTTTGCTAGTACATGGGTTCCGAGTTTCTTTGGATATAGTGGTTCTGTATTAATTGGGTAAAAGGAGAAGGTAAATGGCAGGTTTTATGAATTTCAAACCTAAGAAAGGATTGAAAGGTCAGAAAATGAAAAGTTTAAATTCTCTTGACCCTGGTACTAATCTTTACCTACAGATGGCAAATCAATGTAAAAAGTGGCAATTAGCTTTTATTGCCACTTTCATACTACTTGTTTTATCAGGGATAGCCTACTTCAATCTATCCAAAGAAGTAAGAATAAAACCATATGTAGTAGAGGTTAATAAGGAAGCAGGAGAGATAAAAACAATAGGTGTGATAGATAACATTAAATATACAATAGATGATAAACTCATTTATTCTGTACTATCAGACCATGTGATAAACACTAGAACAATTTCTTTAGATATAGTTTTTTGCTACAAAACTATTAAAAGACAGTATAACTTTGTTGATAAAGTAGCTGGATTAAAACTAAATGAAATTGTTGCAAGAGAGGAAATAGACAAGAAAATTCAACAGCAACAAAGTAGAGATGTAAAAATTACTTCTCTTTTAAAACTTAGTGAGAATAACTATCAAGTAAGGTGGCTTGAAAGAAGTTACACCAAAGGAAGTCTAGAAACAGTAGAAAAAATGGCTGGAATATTTACTGTGAAAATATTAGCACCAGCTACAGAGGAAGCAAAAATTATAAATCCTTTAGGAATAACTATAACAGATTTTAATTT
Proteins encoded:
- the trbF gene encoding conjugal transfer protein TrbF; the protein is MAGFMNFKPKKGLKGQKMKSLNSLDPGTNLYLQMANQCKKWQLAFIATFILLVLSGIAYFNLSKEVRIKPYVVEVNKEAGEIKTIGVIDNIKYTIDDKLIYSVLSDHVINTRTISLDIVFCYKTIKRQYNFVDKVAGLKLNEIVAREEIDKKIQQQQSRDVKITSLLKLSENNYQVRWLERSYTKGSLETVEKMAGIFTVKILAPATEEAKIINPLGITITDFNFAPEITGQGEK
- the trbC gene encoding conjugal transfer protein TrbC — encoded protein: MKKLKQKSKGVRKYLILLTLMTISLSAMATTADAPWLSVFDKLMNILVGPTARIIAILAVALVGLKMIFGQMEEGGKQGMKAAMGIALMFFASTWVPSFFGYSGSVLIG